A genomic region of Arachis stenosperma cultivar V10309 chromosome 9, arast.V10309.gnm1.PFL2, whole genome shotgun sequence contains the following coding sequences:
- the LOC130951056 gene encoding zinc finger CCCH domain-containing protein 15, which yields MHNKEACSPSSNGGFGANTATGGGQIQSNGGALASFYSALLNDNPSLSANSSSSLYPYSESGTQINSYDSCVIQKHQDMVNRHSMCLNRLVETSKEVESLRQENAHLRAVNKELQKQLNFVIQASLENQFGGGSSCQGQTTPFDVVHGFRGFQIGEGKENCGDWNSNNTNNNSNNNKEQEVSDESPTSVIENNGVEVERFSLPKSISVRSNGYLKMAQSAAAATATNTTTCRTKPTTRPRVSSTPPDAVQKVYVRGGKTEEEPLEMVVYNQGMFKTELCNKWQETGTCPYGDHCQFAHGIGELRPVIRHPRYKTEVCRMVLAGVVCPYGHRCHFRHALTEQEKAISHPKSRTIKLER from the exons atgcataacAAGGAAGCTTGCTCTCCCTCCTCCAATGGCGGATTTGGAGCCAACACCGCTACTGGCGGTGGTCAAATCCAGTCCAATGGCGGCGCATTGGCTTCGTTCTACTCTGCTCTCTTGAACGACAATCCGTCGCTCTCGGCGAATAGCAGCAGCTCGCTTTACCCGTACTCAGAGTCGGGAACTCAGATCAACTCGTACGACTCTTGCGTCATACAGAAGCACCAGGACATGGTGAATCGTCACAGCATGTGCCTCAATCGCCTCGTGGAGACTTCCAAGGAGGTAGAATCTCTGCGGCAAGAGAACGCGCATCTCCGTGCGGTGAACAAGGAGCTCCAGAAGCAGCTCAACTTCGTCATCCAGGCTTCGCTGGAGAACCAATTCGGTGGCGGCTCCTCCTGCCAGGGTCAAACGACGCCGTTCGACGTGGTGCATGGATTCCGCGGGTTTCAGATTGGGGAAGGAAAAGAGAATTGCGGTGATTGGAATAGTAACAACACCAACAATAATAGCAATAACAATAAGGAGCAGGAAGTTTCGGACGAGAGTCCAACGAGCGTGATTGAGAACAACGGCGTTGAGGTTGAGAGGTTCTCTCTCCCAAAGAGCATATCTGTGAGGTCCAATGGTTACCTGAAGATGGCTCAGTCTGCTGCTGCGGCTACTGCCACCAACACCACTACCTGTCGCACTAAGCCTACGACTCGCCCACGCGTCTCCTCCACTCCACCTGATGCCGTT CAAAAGGTATATGTGCGTGGAGGGAAGACAGAGGAAGAGCCTCTTGAGATGGTGGTTTATAACCAAGGGATGTTCAAGACTGAGCTGTGCAATAAATGGCAGGAAACAGGGACATGCCCATATGGAGACCACTGCCAATTTGCTCACGGCATAGGGGAGCTTCGCCCAGTGATCCGCCACCCCCGCTACAAAACTGAGGTCTGCAGGATGGTCCTTGCTGGTGTTGTATGTCCATATGGCCATAGATGCCATTTCCGCCACGCACTCACTGAACAAGAGAAAGCTATATCACATCCTAAGTCCAGAACAATCAAGCTCGAAAGATAG